One stretch of Anas acuta chromosome W, bAnaAcu1.1, whole genome shotgun sequence DNA includes these proteins:
- the B9D2 gene encoding LOW QUALITY PROTEIN: B9 domain-containing protein 2 (The sequence of the model RefSeq protein was modified relative to this genomic sequence to represent the inferred CDS: deleted 2 bases in 1 codon; substituted 1 base at 1 genomic stop codon) — protein VITGDNIDIHYATKGLQGXPKLHLEVWHQGSLGHSELMGFGSCQIPSTLGYHALTCVTWQPQGTWRERLSQFWLGGGPQPLTPDPGYSDRIRLRTGAAGTVRLELGVILGHFERYGVQC, from the exons GTGATAACGGGTGACAACATCGACATCCACTACGCCACCAAGGGCCTGCAAG GCTGACCCAAGCTGCACCTCGAGGTGTGGCACCAGGGCTCCCTGGGGCATAGTGAGCTGATGGGCTTTGGCTCCTGCCAGatccccagcaccctggggtaCCACGCGCTGACCTGTGTCAcctggcagccccaggggacCTGGCGGGAGCGCCTGAGCCAATtttggctg ggggggggcccccAACCGCTTACCCCCGACCCCGGTTACAGCGACCGCATTCGGCTGCGCACCGGGGCTGCCGGCACCGTGCGCCTGGAGCTCGGCGTCATCCTGGGCCACTTCGAGCGCTACGGGGTGcagtgctga
- the LOC137847101 gene encoding maestro heat-like repeat-containing protein family member 7 — protein sequence MWEVILAMPKTLEKVLRIMMEDLPLRYWCTAVTEDTCIRRLAMLAQNHISEEDFGNPVHLQSYLRHPRPMMRFLVLKGLCTVSESPEKARKIQVLLPDIVEALQDTNIDMLMKALPVLRNVMAHVERRKASGPALQLAEKLLPLFDHASSQVQEHSICLFQAVVEAVLRQRKKKMKRTVHRSLLPLYFHMRDQSESVAKASGEALAMAAKFLRHKELKRLAQTEQTWRIGECLLQQDRGRVEEYLQQSQPYLRATQTNLRLEAVRFIGLAARYCEDQSDEKLNEILSVLQPSENDPEPMVRSLAVQTTLILTSRHNAMSGRRFPLLWCC from the exons ATGTGGGAGGTGATCCTGGCCATGCCGAAGACCTTGGAGAAGGTTTTAAGAATCATGATGGAAGACTTGCCACTGCGCTACTGGTGCACCGCAGTCACCGAAGACACGTGCATCCGTCGCTTGGCT ATGCTGGCCCAGAATCACATTTCTGAGGAGGACTTTGGTAACCCAGTGCACCTCCAGAGCTACCTGAGGCACCCAAGACCAATGATGCGCTTTTTGGTTCTGAAAGGGCTCTGCACCGTGTCAGAGAGCCCTGAGAAG GCAAGGAAAATTCAGGTCTTGCTGCCAGACATTGTGGAGGCCCTGCAGGACACCAACATAGACATGCTGATGAAGgccctgcctgtgctgagaAACGTGATGGCTCATGTGGAAAGGAGGAAGGCCAGTGGCCCggctctgcagctggctgagaagcTCCTGCCACTCTTTGACCAC gcGTCCAGCCAGGTGCAGGAGCACTCCATCTGCCTCTTCCAAGCCGTGGTGGAGGCTGTGCTGcggcaaaggaagaagaaaatgaagaggacaGTGCACAGGAGCCTTCTCCCACTCTACTTTCACATGAGAGACCAGAGTGAGAGCGTAGCAAAG GCCTCTGGGGAAGCTCTCGCCATGGCTGCAAAGTTTCTGCGACACAAGGAGCTCAAGCGCTTGGCCCAGACAGAACAGACGTGGAGGATCGGGGAGTGCTTG ctgcagcaggacagaggcagaGTAGAAGaatacctgcagcagagccagccctaCCTGCGGGCCACTCAGACCAACTTGCGACTTGAGGCCGTCAGATTCATTG GTCTTGCTGCGCGCTACTGTGAGGACCAGAGCGACGAGAAGCTGAATGAAATCCTCAGCG tccTCCAGCCTTCAGAGAACGACCCGGAACCCATGGTCCGTTCCCTGGCAGTTCAAACCACCCTGATCCTGACGTCAAGGCATAACGCAATGTCAGGACGGAGATTTCCACTGCTGTGGTGCTGCTAG